The DNA segment AGACCTCGTCCAGTCCCCGGGTGTCCGCGCCGAAGGGCTCCATAGCCGTCACGTAACTCATGCGCTCGCCCTCGAGGTCGATGACGAACGGCTGTTCGTTGTCGGCACCCTCCGGGAGATTCGCCATTTCGACCTCGCCTTCGTGAGCGCCGATGACTGGCATCTGATTGACAATTCCCTCACGGTAGCCGAGCGAATCCATCTCGGCGTGTGTTAGCGTCAACGGATACAGTCGCTGCCCCTCGAGCACCTCGTGATCTCGTGCTTCCTCCGGTGAGAGGTGTTCGATAGTCCCGTCGGGGTGGACGAGTGCCCCACCGTCCCACGTGGGCGTGGTGTGTGGGAACGGGGCCAGGTGCCACTCGTGGCTCGTTTTCGCGTAGTACATGTACGGCTCCCCGTCGTAACTGAACTCGACGGCGTCGTCGTCGTATCTCGAGAAGTAGTCCGTCTTTTTGAGGTTCCAGTCAGCCGAACGGTGGAGGTACATCCCCTCGCCGTATTCGAAATCCTCCTCGTAGACGACGGTCTCTCTGTCGTCCATCGAGGTCATGTCGGCGATCAGCACGCCCCGCTGATTCTCGAGCAGTTTGTTCCGTGGGCCGTCGGGTTCGATCGCGTACGACCACCCGAGCGAGCCGTCTTCCATCCTGGCAATGTCGCTGGTCCCGAGTCGGTGCTGTCTATACGAGACGGAGCCACGAGTCGTCACGTCAGAAACCTGGCGAGGGACGACGCGCGGATTGTCGGCGTTTGCCTGTGGAAACTCCTCGAGTTCGGTCGCGTCGGCCATCGTCTGCTGTGCGAGCGTCCGTTGCTCGAGTGCGCCCGCGGGAACACTCACCAGCAACGCGAGCAAGAACAGAACGCCGATGACGACGGCGAAGATGCGGAGTTTTCGTCTGGCAGTCCCACCACCCATGACGAGCGTCTCGAGTTCTTCGTCGTCGAACAACACCGAAAATCGTCTGTCGCTACCGTTTTCGCGTTCGAGTCGAGAGGGCGGAAAGAAAGCGAGGACGAGTGCAGCGAGCGCTGACCCGCCGAGAAAGACGAGCCCACCTGGCGAGTACACCATCGAGTAAATCAGGTCGTGCCACAGCGGGCGAGTGAGATAGACACCGCCGAGGATCGTTGCGAGTGCAAGCAGACGGATACCGAGGAACCGTCCCAGGTTTGACCTCGAACCGGACGAATCCGTGTCGGATGTCGTGACACTATCCATTGCTGTTACATTTTCGTCGTGGCGTTTATATCGTCCGATTCAATCGGGGGACGTCGGCGTCACACGGTGGTTCCGCTTTGGTTACCCAAACCGGTCCAGGCCACTCTGCCGTCGTTTCGTTCCCCGGGGATCGCGAACCCATGCCGTTCGGTTCTCGCGTTCGGCCTCGAGATCGATCTCGGCGCCGTCGCCTTCGAGTGCTTCGAAGCCAGCACAGGTCGGACCACAGTCGCTTTCGGCGTCGACGATCCGACCGAGCCACGGACAGTAGGGCACCGTTGCGCCGTCAAGACTCGCAGTGCTGGCGCGTCCACACGCCGGGAACCCGTACGTTCGCCACCCCTTTCCGTAGGCTCGCTCGAGGAGTCGTCGGCGAACGCGGGCTTTTTCTTCGCCTGAGAGGACGGCGATATCGGTCCGCCCAGGGTGATACGCGACCGGTTCGACGCCGGGGCCGTCGGCAGGGAGGGGCGTCGGCTCGCGAATCACCTCGATCTCGAGCGCCCTACGTGCTACACTTTCAATACCGCTTACTCTTTTATCAGTGCCATTCGGTCCACTTTCACTACTATTAACTCCACCCTTTGAAGTGTTTTCTCCGCGGCTCGAGCGTTCGAGGTCGATCGATTCGCTATGGATCCGCCAGACACCGACGGGATCGGGGAGTCGGTTGAGGTGTGCTCGAGTAACGTAGCTCTCGGTCGCCAGCACGACTTCGTCGACGAGGCCGAGGCTCACGTCCAGCCGTAACTGGTGTTCGAGGTCGCCGGGACTGGCGAGGTCGGGTTTGTTCTCGATGGCCAGTACGCGCCCGGCCCACTCGGGGTAGCGCGTCGTCTGCCGGACGTAGTCGCGACCGCCCCGTCGTTCGCGTTCGAAAAAACCGATCTCGAGGGCGCGCTCGACCGCCCGTCTGGCGCGTTCGGGATGGCAGTCGAAACAGGATTTCCAGTAGCGAGCGCGACCGGTCCCCACGTCCGATTCGATAGCGGCCGCCGGAATCGCAGACGGCGAAATCTCGGCCCGACGGTCGAACGCCGGGCCGGGTTCGATGTGGACGATATCGAGGATACGCCCGCCCCCGCTGGCGACGCTCGCGCCGAGCTGTCGGGCGACGATGCCGTCTCGCTCGTTCTCGAGAGCGGCACACAACTCGAGTTCGAACGCAAACTCGCTCACATCCGGCACGTAGGGGCGGGTGAGTAAATGGTTTTCCGAGCATGCACCCGCTTCGGAACGTCTTCGATGTGGCTCGATGACGGGTCCGGACCGGCCCCTGGACCGGTCAGTTGCCGTCGATCGAATCGAGTCGGAATCGCCCATGTCGAGCCCATGTGGCGCATTTTGCGTGCAGTTGTCGGTGGGTTACGAGCAAACGTATTTGCGTACAATTTAGCAACTAATCCATAAAATGTATCTGTATCGGGGCTGATGTTGTGACAACCAATGTGTCGGGGGAACCGATGGGGGCGTCGGGGAATCGCCAGCGTCGTCTGTCTCGTGGTCGTACTGAGTCTCCTGGTGGGTGGTGCAGGCGCGGTCACACTCGAGGCCGACGACGTCTCGACGACACACTCGGTCGCACAGATCGGTTCGTGGGCGGCGTTGGATACTCGAGCGGATGCGGACTCGGCCGCCTCTCTCGAGGGGATAGTCGCTCAGTATCGGTCCGGGTTCGACGAGGACAAGGAAATCGACGTCCGCTCTCGCCCCGAGGGTGCGTCC comes from the Natronosalvus amylolyticus genome and includes:
- a CDS encoding DUF5787 family protein, giving the protein MSEFAFELELCAALENERDGIVARQLGASVASGGGRILDIVHIEPGPAFDRRAEISPSAIPAAAIESDVGTGRARYWKSCFDCHPERARRAVERALEIGFFERERRGGRDYVRQTTRYPEWAGRVLAIENKPDLASPGDLEHQLRLDVSLGLVDEVVLATESYVTRAHLNRLPDPVGVWRIHSESIDLERSSRGENTSKGGVNSSESGPNGTDKRVSGIESVARRALEIEVIREPTPLPADGPGVEPVAYHPGRTDIAVLSGEEKARVRRRLLERAYGKGWRTYGFPACGRASTASLDGATVPYCPWLGRIVDAESDCGPTCAGFEALEGDGAEIDLEAERENRTAWVRDPRGTKRRQSGLDRFG